The region AAAGAGAATTAAAGAAAGATATAGATATGCGTCGTTTTATCTTTTATGACATTAAACTGGCAAAAAGGCTGTATGTATCTGGAGGACCTTATGATGATTGCAGTGATATGGTTGATTTATTTTTAGATATTCGTAACGGCGCCATTTCAAAAATTCCTTCAAATAATTCCCGCTTTGAATCTATCCGTGTTCAAGACCATCGTTTAATGGTTTCCCCGAAATTAGAAGGTCGTACGTTTATGTTATTCGATGTCAATGGCCATGAAATCCGTCGGGGTGTATTAAAGGATAATATGGAAATCCCTGCTTATCCGACCGTTATCAAGATTCAGGATTTTGGTTCAAGGCTTTTAAAGTAACGTAAAAATCCTTTTTAGATTGATTACGCAAAAAAAATAATTTATTTTGATACTTTTTTCTTGAGACCATCTTATATTTATGTTATGGTTTATTCGAAGTTGGTCTCCATATTTACTGCTTTGGCCGCAACTTTATTTGTTGCGTTCTTTGTACGTGATTGGTTTGTCCTTCACCAGTGCGGTGCTGTGCAGTCTTGTATTGAATATTCGAGCGATTTTCAGAATATCACTAAGTTTATTGTTACTTCGATTGCGGCGTTGATTGCGTTTTCTGTAGGCAAACTGAAATTTGCCAAGCGCGATCGGTTGTTTGTGCAAGTTGCTTTTGCGATGATTTTATGTGCAGACTTTTGTTTTAAAATCTTGTACAATTATTTTGGTACTATAGAAAATCGCGACAACTTTATTACGGTTGGGATTGTATTTTTCTTTATTGCGCAGATGATTTTTATTTACCGCCATACGCGCGTTAGTGAAGACGATTGGTCGTTCCCGTGGATTTATTGCATACCCGTTGCTGCGATTTTTTCAATGGCGTTTCTTACGTATTTCCATGTTCTCGAATCGTTCGAATTGATGGCGGTTCTTGTTTATGCTCCGACGCTTTTTTGTTCGCTGTTCGTGGCATGCAGGGCATCGAAGCGGGGCTTTTTCCCTGAGAAAAATGCATTTTTGATTATGCTCGGGATGATTTGCTTTACGTGCTGCGATATTTTGACTGGAGTATCCCTGCTTACAGGCGAAGATCATTCTACTCGCGAAATTATTGCGGCTGTTTCGAATAACTTTATATGGCTATTCTATGTTCCGGCCATTATTTCTTTGGCGTTGAGCGGATATCGCCACCATAGATAGTCAATGCCTTTAAAACCCTTGAATTATTGCGTTGGTCGGACTGTCAAGGCTGTTTTGCCCTTTTAAAATTCTATTATTTCCTCGTCACAAAGAGGTTATAATGATTATTGATTTGAAAGGTATGGAAACGACCGTGCTCCCCAACTTTAAGGGTGGCGAAAAGGAATATAAGGCTAAGATGTATTTTGACGGTACGACGCGCATTATGCATGGGACCTTGGAACAGGGGGCGTCGATTGGTTACCACAAGCACGAAACGAATAGTGAAATTATGTTCTTTGTCTCGGGGAAAGGCAAGGTGCTTTTTGACGATGGTGTTGAATATGTCGAAGCTGGACAATGCCATTTCTGCCCGAAGGGCCATTCCCACAGCTTGATTAATGAAGGTCCGGAAGATCTCGTCTTTTATGCGACGGTCCCGGAACTCGGATAAGTTTAATTTAATGGAGAAAATATGTCTAAACTGATGCGTTCTATTTCTGGTATCCGCGGAATCGTTGGCGATACCCTTACTCCGCAGATTTTGCAGAGCCATGTGCGTGCTTTCCTTGAAATCACGAAGGCTAAGCGCGTGGTCATTGGCCGCGATAGCCGCCCGACAGGTGATGCTATTGTGCAGTATGTTGCTGGCATCTGCCGCCTTTCTGGCGTGGATGTGGTGGATGTAGGTCTTTCGACCACTCCATCAGTAGAACTCCTGACGACACACTTCAAGGCTGACGCGGGTATCATCATTACCGCAAGCCATAACCCGCTCGAATGGAACGCTCTCAAGTTCCTCAACAACAAGGGACTCTTCCTCGGTCCGGATGACGTGAAGCAGCTCTTTGCTCTCGCTGATGCAAACCAGTTCACTTATCCTGATTACCGCACGATGGGCAAGTATGAAGTTGCTCCGGATGCCGACGGTATTCACATTGACGGTACGCTCAAGATTCCGTTCGTGGATGTCGAAGCCATCAAGGCCAAGCATTTCAAGGTCGCTGTCGATGCCGTGAACGGTGCCGGTAGCTTTATTGTGCCGCGCCTCTTGGAACAGCTCGGTTGTGAAGTTGTCCGTGTTCATTGCAGCCCGGATGGCACGTTCCCGCGTGGCGCAGAACCGATTCCTGAAAATCTTGGTGACTTGCGCAAGGCTGTCAAGGATAACGGTTGCGCTGTCGGCTTTGCTGTTGATCCGGATGCAGACCGTTGTGCTCTCGTGGATGGTTTTGGACAAAGTATCGGTGAAGAATACACGCTTGCCATTGCAACGGACGAAGTTCTTGCACAAAAGAAGGGTAGCGTTTGCGTGAACCTTTCCACGAGCCGCATGAACGAGGATGTTGCCGCCAAGTACGGTTGTGAATTTAGCCGCGCGAAGGTCGGCGAAATCAATGTGAGCTTGCAGATGATCGAGAACGGTTGCGTTATCGGCGGTGAAGGCAACGGTGGCGTGATTCTCCCGGCGCTCCACTACGGTCGCGATAGCCTCGTGGCTGCTGCACTTGTGCTTAGCTGGATGGCTCACCACAATGGCGGTCCAGAAAAGTTCGTGGCCGAGAATCCGGCTTATGTGATGCCGAAGAAGAAGTTCGAACTCGGCGACAAGAAAGTTGCAGACATTCTCCCAAAGGTCAAGGCTGAATTTGCCGGCTGGAAGACGGATGAACGCGACGGCCTCTGGCTCGGGAGCGAAAAGTCCTGGGTGCATGTGCGCGCCAGCAACACGGAACCGGTGATCCGCGTGATTGCCGAAGCGCCGACTGCTGAGGAAGCTGAATCCTTGTGCAGTAAGGTCGAAAAGCTGATTTAACTCCTGATGTCATCCTGCACTTGTTGTCTTTGACCACTTAGCACTTTAGTGCTTACGTGGTCATGATCCGCGTATGGGGACGGGATCGCCATTCTCAAGTTTGCAGCTTGTCGTCCTGAGCGTAGCGAAAGATGCAGTTAAGTCTTGTTTTTTTCACTGGATTCTTCAGTCACTGCGTTCCTTCAGAATGACGGTGTTGCGTTGTCATCCTGAGCGGCGCAAGCCGTGAAGGATCCAGTGACATCATGGATGTGCATTAAAAAGGCCTCCCCATCGGGGAAGCCTTTTTAATGTGGAGAGGTGTTTATAAAAATCTCAATATTTTAAATACAGAAAAACTCAGAGAGCCTAGCAAGACAAGGAGTGATCCCCCGTAGCGTACCGTTGTACGTGAGGGGGTGAACGACGCCGTATTGCGACGGCTATATAAGTTTTTCTAGAACTGTTCGAAGAACTTGTGGACCTCTTCAGGAACCCAGGTTTGTTCCCAGTTCCAGCCCACACCCATATTACCGGTGTCGTGAGCTGTCCACTGGTGGTCACCTGGCCAGCTGCACCATTTGACCGGAAAGCGTTCATCGACGTTCTTGAAGTCATAGCAGACGTGGCCTGTGTTGCCCCTGACTTCTTCTGGCTTTTCGGAGCTTGCGTCAGTGAAGTTTCCGTCGGCGTCGGCCTTGCCGTTACGCTTGAGGATTCTCGGGAGGGCGCTGTCTCTTGCGCGCTTGTAATCGCAACGTCCATCATTCACGCCATGAACGTTCATCCAGGCAATTGGCAAATTCTTCATGTTGTTGCCTTCGGGGAGCCAAATGTTGTAATCGGCGACAGCATAAGTTGCTGCTGCACGGACGCGGCTCTGCATGTCCTGCATGAGCGAGTAGCTGAACATGGCGCCATAGCTAAAGCCATTAATGAACACGCGGC is a window of Fibrobacter succinogenes DNA encoding:
- a CDS encoding lysoplasmalogenase family protein, giving the protein MVYSKLVSIFTALAATLFVAFFVRDWFVLHQCGAVQSCIEYSSDFQNITKFIVTSIAALIAFSVGKLKFAKRDRLFVQVAFAMILCADFCFKILYNYFGTIENRDNFITVGIVFFFIAQMIFIYRHTRVSEDDWSFPWIYCIPVAAIFSMAFLTYFHVLESFELMAVLVYAPTLFCSLFVACRASKRGFFPEKNAFLIMLGMICFTCCDILTGVSLLTGEDHSTREIIAAVSNNFIWLFYVPAIISLALSGYRHHR
- a CDS encoding cupin domain-containing protein, encoding MIIDLKGMETTVLPNFKGGEKEYKAKMYFDGTTRIMHGTLEQGASIGYHKHETNSEIMFFVSGKGKVLFDDGVEYVEAGQCHFCPKGHSHSLINEGPEDLVFYATVPELG
- the glmM gene encoding phosphoglucosamine mutase; this encodes MSKLMRSISGIRGIVGDTLTPQILQSHVRAFLEITKAKRVVIGRDSRPTGDAIVQYVAGICRLSGVDVVDVGLSTTPSVELLTTHFKADAGIIITASHNPLEWNALKFLNNKGLFLGPDDVKQLFALADANQFTYPDYRTMGKYEVAPDADGIHIDGTLKIPFVDVEAIKAKHFKVAVDAVNGAGSFIVPRLLEQLGCEVVRVHCSPDGTFPRGAEPIPENLGDLRKAVKDNGCAVGFAVDPDADRCALVDGFGQSIGEEYTLAIATDEVLAQKKGSVCVNLSTSRMNEDVAAKYGCEFSRAKVGEINVSLQMIENGCVIGGEGNGGVILPALHYGRDSLVAAALVLSWMAHHNGGPEKFVAENPAYVMPKKKFELGDKKVADILPKVKAEFAGWKTDERDGLWLGSEKSWVHVRASNTEPVIRVIAEAPTAEEAESLCSKVEKLI